The stretch of DNA gcTAGTGTTGTTGTTGAAGCCACCACCCCCTGTTCTGTTGGAGGAGTTGTTGTAGCTGCCGCCTCCTGTGTTGCCGTAGTTGTTGGTGTAGCCGCTGTCGCCCTGGGGTTGCCGCGCCCGCGCCCACCGCCGCGTTGCGCGTGGTGACCGCGCCCACAGCCGCGTCCGCGCGAGGCGGCATTGGCAGAAGATTGGCGAAAAGCTGCGCCATGAAGGAGACTGAGGCGGGCGTCGAAGCTCAAGAGCTGGCTATATAGCTCCTGGACGGTGATCGGCTCCACCCGAGCAGCAAGGGTCGAGACGACTGGATTATAATCCATGTCCAGTCCGGCCAAGATCTTGGATACAATCTCCGGATCGAAGAGCGCGGCGGCGGTGCATGCAACTTCGTCGGTGAGGCTCTTAATCTTGCCAAGATACTCTGCCATAGTCATGTTACCTTTTTGCATGTTCGTAGGCTCGATGCGAGTGTTGATGGCTTGCGCTTGGCTCTGGGCGGCGAACATGTCGTGGATGGCGCGCCAGACTTCTGCCGGCGTCTGGAGCGTGGCCACCTGTGCAAGGATGTCGCGGGAAAGGGAGCCCATCAAGTAACCTTGGAGTTGTTGCTACTGTGCGTACCAGAGGGATCTGGCAGAGTTCACCACCTGTTCCTCTTTGCCGTCCTTGGTAACGGTGAGGgtgggcggcggcgctggggtcTTCGCGTCAAGATGGTGCTCCATCTGCGCGCCCTTGATTTGGGGTAGGACGACGGCCTTCCAGAGGAGGAAGTTGCCTCTCGTCAACTTCTCTTGCGGCGGCGATCCGAGGAAGGAATTGGTGGGGGTGGAGGTGGACAAAGATGCAAAGATGGAGGAGGAGGCGTCGGTAGTGAGGGCACCCATGATGCTCGGCGTCAGGGCGGCGGAGGTGGTGGACATAGTTGCGGTCGCCTGGGGTAGCTAGATGCGATCTCTATTCGATCTGTCGAGGAAGAGGCTCTGTTACCATGTAAAACTAGATGGAAGCGTTGAACCCTTTGCTCGGGCCGCGGTTGTATATATATGATGGGTGCCGTGGCTTACAAGAATAGATCGAGGAGAGATAGATCACGTTCGGTACAGGAGGTTTGAGAAGATAAATCAGAAGAAGAGATAAGAAGAGATACAAGTTAAACACCTTTCCTTTCCCTGTACAACATCTTCTAACACGCTCAGCCCGCGGTCCCGATCGTGCACGAGGTACGTCTCCCTCTCGGCTAGGATCCCGGTGATGGGGTGGCCCTCGAGGAACTCGCGCTTGCACGAGAAGAGCAGCCGGTTCTGGTTGCGGTCCACGTCGCTCATCTGGAGGCTCTTCATGATGACGAACTGCGGGGCCGTGGCGCCGAGCGTCTCCAGGTGCTGCCGCTGCGCCTCGCTGAGGCGCAGCTGCCTGTTGACCAGCGGCGCGGCGTCGCGCACCGGCCGCGGCCCGTTCTTTCTACTGCCATTGCTATTCCTGTTCCTATTCCGGTTCTTCTTCGCCCCGGCCGCCGACGACGTCCCGGCTTCCTCTTCCTCCATGCTCACGTACGCAACGTTGCACGCCGCCGTTCGCCTCGGCCGGCTCTGAACCGGGATCGCGCAGGAGCCGGTGGTGCCCTCGCCCACCGTGTCCACCGCCCGTCTCTTCTTCGGCGGGACCACGAATGAATCGTCGGCGCTGCTGCCGTCGCTCGTAGTCGTCGCCCTCTTCTTAAGCTGCAAGAGATATCTCTGGAAGATGCCATCAGGAGACGTCGGGATTGGGTTCGATTGCGCGGCGTGGGCGTCGGCGTGCAGGAAGCCCGGCGAGAAGGGGTTTCTTGGGGCCGGCGTCATCGGATCGGAGTTGGGGATGCGAGATTTGGAAGACCTAGATGGTTTTGGGGAGGTTTTGCGATCGCAACCGaggggtgaagttatatatgacTGACGGCCGAAAAAGGAAGGAACAGATGGATCGGGAGTTCGGGACTTCAACTCCGCTTCAGATACGGCACGCGGTCCGTGCCGTGCGGGCCTTGTCTTGAGAGAGAAGAACTGGGAGTTTTTGGTGTAGGAACAGGCCCTCGGGTCCGCTTAAGATACGCACCGGCTTGGAATAGGCAGGCCGTGGATCGTGCACTTTACGAAAAGATGGCTAAGAAGTGGATTTTTGGTGGCACAAGGCGGTGGACGGGTCTACAGCCCATATTGCTTCCGCCCTTTTCCCGGTCCTCTCTCTCCGGCATGTCCTATTTGGCGCAGATGTTCGCGCAGGAAAAGAAAAATaatacttcctccgttccaaattaAATAACTCAACTTTGTACTACCGAAGCGGGATTCGATCCCTGCTCGCCACTCCGCCCAAATCTCACTCATGATAAGTATGAGACACGTTCTATAGTTGAGACGAGTGAAGCCAGTTTTTCATTTGTTTTCATCcttttttctattttattttctttttttcttagggatttttgttttcttttctcttctttacttcttgtttatttttccttttaCATTTTCATTTTTTTGCTTCCTTTTGTAATTTTTCTTCTCCGGATTTTTCTTCCTTTCTCCGTTTTTCCTTCAAATGCTTGCTCAATATTTTCTCAAATACTTGTCAATATTTTCTCAAATACTTGTTCACAATTTTCTTGAATAATTGTTCAAAATTTTCCAAATACCTGTTCAGCATTTTTATATAGatgatcaacattttttcaaatacttgtacaatatttttttaaatacttgttcaacattttttaaacatttgtttaacatttttttatacatgatccacaatttttcaaatacttgtaaTATATTTTTTCAAATACGTGTTCAACATTTCTTAAATGattgttcaacatttttatatacatgatcaacaaTTTTTCAAATACGTGTTTAATATTTTCCAAAtgcttgttcaacatttttaaatacatgttTATCATTtctcaaatacttgttcaacatttttatatacatgatcaacattcTTTCAAATAGTTGtacaacattttttcaaatacgtgttcaacattttttaaatactcGTTCAAcaattttcaaatacttgttttcaacatttttttaatacTCATTCAACATTTTCAAAAGTATTTTGAAGAGTTTTTTTGTACTATATATATTTAGAATATTTTAGAGTATAAGCAGAACTACAGAaataaaagcaaaaaagaaaacataGAACGTTAAAAAACTGAGAATGTGCCCTCCGGCGAACCTGGGGCGGCCCATGTGTAGCTGCCTCTCAACACGAGCCTTCCCCCAGGTCTCGTTGAACACGCGCCCTCTATTTTGCACCTGTTCTTCAGACGCCTATTAATGTGATTTTTTACAAGCGGGTGCACACCCCCCCACCCACCCTCCGATCTGGGTCGGCCCCTTCCTTCTTTATTTTTCTGTTGAACTTTAAAAAAACAAGTGTGGGCGCCAGGGTTCAAACTCGCGACCTCTTTGGTGCGACTAAACAACAACAAACACTACGACACATTGCCGTTTGAGATTACTTgcttccttttttccttttatttCTTTCTTATTCCGAAACCAGCTTTTACCCATTTCGTCAGTTTCCCGACGGATttgtttggtttttctttttttctttttctcctgtttctttcccttttttgttttcttaAATGTGCAGATTTCTGATTTTtcttcaaaatcaatgaactttttaaAATTGGTGAAATATTTCTATGAAATTGATGTTTTTTTCCAAAATCCAGAAAtattttttttccaaaatcaATGAATTTATCataaaattcatgattttttttcacaATCGATGAACTATTGAAAATGTTTGAACTTTTTTTAAACGCAATGAACTTTTTTTTATAAAATTGATGATCATTTTTAaattttgtgaacttttttcgaaattgatgaacttttttataTTTATGAACTTTCTCTCAAAATTGATgaaacttttttcaaaatttgtaAACTGTTTCTCAAAATGGATGATTTATTTTTGAAAATTGATGCATTTTTAATTTTTCCACGAACTTTTTCCAATTTCTAAGAACCTATTTCAAAGTCGGGGTTGTTTTCAAtattttttagaattatttttcAAATGTatacttttttaaaataataatttatattgggtatatAATATATGTTGACTGAAGGAAGGGTCAAATGAAACTATTTGCTCTTTGTATTTATTGAAATGAACTCGACCTAGTGATTATTCGGGATTGGTGTCAACGCTCGCAGGCGTAGTTTGAATCCCTCTACTCCCAAAATGGCGATAGGAATAAAATCTCATTATTGGGCCGGCCCAGGAGCGCGTCGCGTGAGGATATGTGTTTTGAGatcaaaggagttcttgcctcAAGGGTGCCCTCCTGGCGTTAGTATTGTCTCGGCCGAAGTAGCTCCCTGCAGGTTAGTTCTTTTCATTTTCCTCATGTCCATACTTTTTAAATAAATATTATACTTTTGCCTCAGTAAATATATTTTAAATacatatatttcaaaaaaaaCTGTTTAAGATATTGAAAACTGTGAATTTGAAAAGTGTTAACTCAATTTAGGCCCTGTTTGTCTAGGCTTTTGCTTCTGCATTTGCAGTTTTTCTACTATCGCAAAAGATCTCCTAAATAGAGGCTTTTTCTTTGGCTTTTGGCTTATAATTCAATATTGTCATATGATGGTATAAGCCAAAAGCCAAAGCAAAAAAGCACATATTTAGGGTTTTTTTACTACTCTTTGCCAACCTGAAAAAGCTGCAAAAGCAGAAGCACAAACTGAAACAAATAAGGTTTAACATTTTTGTTAGCGTAGTTTTAAAAATGATGTTGATAGCATTCTAAACAAAGTTTGTGGCattgaaaaaatgttcacatGTTTCAAAAAAGGTGGGTGAAATTTGTTAAAATTATTATGCAATGTAAAAAATTGTTTGTGTAattcagaagaaaaaaaatcacACCATTCAAAAAAGGTCAGACGTTTCAAAAACAAAAGTTTGGGACATTTTAAAAATAATTATATATGGTGTAAATAATTGTTTGCATAGTTTTAAAAAGTATTCTGCATCCTTCAAAAAGAGTCtcaacatgtatttgaaaaaaaatagCTTTACAGAAAAATGTTCAAAACCAAGTATCTGGAAATTTTAATAatttatttaaaaaatgttaaagtGTATTTTTTTTCAGATGTATGTGAAAAATATAGTGTGTGTATCACAAAAGGTAGAGTTCAACAcatatatttgaaaaaatgttagtcatgaatttgaaaatgtaaaacatgtataaaaaatgtttttgatatatgcaaaaaatgtacaatgtgtataAAAAGGTATAATTGGTTGCAAAaaacaaaatgaaataaaaaaACTGAAAGAAAACCGATGAAAACCCAAAGAAAGAAACAAAGCAAATCATAATAGTCTGAAGAAATCCGATGCAAAATATGAAAACAGATCAGAAAACACAACAGAGAAAAACAATTCAAGCCGAAGGGGGTACAGTATTGGCTTAGCCCACTCCCTCGTGCTCAAAGGTGATATATAGCCCTGGCGGGTTTTTTGTGACAAGTGATGATGCACGGGTCTAAGGCCCATATGCTTCCGGCCTTTTCCCAGTTACCGTTTGGATGCTCCGCCACCTACTAGAATTTGATCGCACGCCGAGTTTTTGGCTCTAAGTCAGAGAGATATACGCTAACTGTGGCTCTCGGCAAACCATAAAACACAACAACGGAGATAGAACATTGCCAAAAAGCACACTGTAGAGACAAAAGACTCGGCAAAGAACATATATGCCCAGAGCCAAACAGAGAATACAGGAAATAAGTTGCCACGGGTCATGTCCGCTTGCGCTCGACGACTCCGTGACATCGGGGTGTCTTTGCCCAGCACTTAAACAAGGCTCTCGACATATATTTTAATTTTCGAATAATATACATGGTCCGTGGGACACACCTGTCACTAACTCATTTGTGAATTATTTTCTTTAAATATTTTAAATCAATAAAAATGTTGGCCGAGTGTTGCAGCTCTCGGCAAAGATATCCTTTGCCGAGAGCACATAGTATGGTTGTCGGCAAAGTGTTGTTTCAATGCACATTTCTCTTTGATACTTATTCACGAGTTGGGTTTGGACTATTAAGGAAAGGGCTCCTTGTCCGGCTCTGGAGTGTAATTAATTTAAGTAGATGGGCTCCCTTCTCTCTTATGGTTTTTATAAACCCTTCGTGCCCTGTGTGAACATGTGCTTCTCCAGTTCCTCCTGCCCAGGCTTTATTCTTGTTGTCACACCACCGCTTCCATGGCTACCTCCTCTACTCATGGCcggtttgtgaaggaagtgcggGTCCTGTTGCTCAGTTGGCCTCAAAACATCTTGTGCTCTCAATGGAGGCCATCGCATGAAACATGCCAGTCCCCGCATTTTTCAGGGTCGCCTACAATATTTTAGACATTTATTGCACTCTTAAGGTTTCAGAGCGGGAAATTACAGATCTGCACGGCGGACACGTAAAATGATGTCCAGAAGTGGTTGGAAAAAAATCCTATATTATGTCTTTGGGACATGTGTAGGCGTGCGGCCGAGGGAGGGGCACGCCCCGCCACCACGGGGGTGAATGTACCTCGGCGGGATGCTTAGAGCAGACACGACCTCTCACTACAGCCGGCATTGAAGTTGCGCCGGCCGAGAGTGCCGCCcacgccgcttcccggtgcacgggCCTTCTCCATGTTCAAACAACGACCTGTCCGCCCGCCTCCCTCCATTAATCATGTGCGGTTGCCGAGAAACCTATTCTGACGCTACCGTCCATCCGTCTGCAGCCCACCATTAAACACCTCGCCGTGCGGCCTGCCATCCGCCCGCTATTTAGACGCCAGGCCCGACAACAGCCGCATCCAACCTCCTCCGCTCCTTACCTCCTCTCGGCACTACACCGCCATGGCCTCATCGAGGTCCAAAGCCATGTGGGACAACCTCTCGTCCGAACAGAAGAAGGAGATTGCCGCCATTGCGGGTGGTGGCCAGCGCCGCAGACGAGCCAATGGATGAGCCGACGCCACCTTCCTCGTCGGCCCATGCCGGCATCACCATGGGCGAGGAGCGTTCTCACTACACCGACATAGTGTTGGAAGAGAGGAAGGCCCCGTTTCAGTAGACGCGGACCGACCAGGCCCACAACCTTCGCCTCCTCGACAAGCACTGGCGTGAGGGGGGAGTAACTCGGCGTCGACATGGTCATCTCGGCATACGTGGACGTGGACGAGCAGGAGGTGCTACTCCTATCCTACCGCTCTGCCCGCGACATCCGCCGCAAGCGCTAGTGGTACCGCATCGTGCAGGCGAAGAAATAAGTCGCCTTCGCTGAGATCGACGAGCCGAAAAATTAAGTTTACGGCAAGGACGATGTCGCCAGCTCCGCATCGGTCGTGCCCCGCCGGCATAATGATGAAGCTGACACGTCCGCGGGCAGCGAGAAAGAATAGAGCATAGAAGGTTGATGGCGCTTGGGTCCCGTAAAGGCCACCACTCCTCCCCTACCGTTGAAGCTAAGCTTGGCGGactcatcatcatcaacatcgtcTGATTAGCCACTTGCTGGCTTTGCGGTAGCTAAGCTTCATTTTTCAAGCCTCATGGCCGACCGACGAGCCACATGTCCTCCGGTTTAGACGTAGGGGTCATTTGGTTGCCACCTCGAGCAACATGTCTGACAATTTTGCATGCATGAGAGTAGCCTGATTTTGTTGGTGAAATTGCAAGCTCAGGCGCACCTCATATTGAAGACCGTGTTTGGTTGCCCCCCTAATTATACTCAGGTAGGAGACGATGTGTTTGCATGTAGCTCAAGCCACCAACTATGTAGGCCTCTGTCAGGCAAGATTTTTAGGCTAGATTCTCAGGACACCAACCAAACACACCTCCGACGGGTCACTGGGAGAGGCTCATGTGCATTTGGGCACAAGGTGGCAACCAAACAGCCCCTTGAGCCCAAATTATCACAGTTATATGTAAAAATTATTCAAGTTTTAATGGAATTCGTTTGGTTTATTTAAATTTGCTTATTTTCATTAAATTCTGTTAAAAATGTCTCGGGGCATTTGTTGTTACGGTTGGGGCATTTGTTGTTACGGTTGGATGGATAGCCGAACTCCCGCATCAGCGTCGGCGGATTGGTTCTCACCGTTTCACGGACGAATGTGGTGTCTGATTTGAGGCCGAATGTTGTTGATGACCTTACCCTAACCAGTCCCTACACGAAATGCCTCGCTGACTACCCAACACATGGCTGGAGCCACTTATGGCGAGCAGGACATGGGGCAGCCGGCGGTGCAGCACTACCTGCCTCCCTATACCCCCACCACTCATCAATGCCCCTTGCTTTTGTAGTATTGTGCTTTTGGTGTCCCCGGAAGGCCGGAACGTGGCATTAGGTGCGGTAGCTTTTCTATAATGTACTACATCAAGCAAGAACACATCTCATGAGCAGTGTGTCCACCATGGAAATGGCTGCAACTCCAGCCCAACTGGCGCCTGTGTTGGAAGCAAATCGCGGCTCTGAGCTGGTCATCTTTTAACGGGAGAGAGATGATCATCGTCTTTTAACCCCATGCAAAGCTGCGCGCGTGTTAGCGCAAAGAAAGAAGTACAGGCAGCAAAGTCCAAGAAGATGGAGCTCCAACGAGGGGAACGCGACGGCGACGCGGACTGCAAAGCTCCGATGGTCCATGTGTCGATCGCGCcccaccgcgccgcgccgcgccgcgggaCTCCGGTGCGGTTGGGGGCTGCTACTCCGCTTTATTGCGTCGGCACGTGGTGGTGGAGTCCTCTGGGCTCTGGCCCTCTCCGTGCCTCCGGCGGCCATGCCCTCCCCATTATTGCGTCGCGTTCGTCGAGCAAGCCATGCCATGTTCTCCAGCAGATATAGCTGCTTCCCTGCTACATGTGCCGAGCGGTTTAAAGCCAACTCCATCGCGTGACCCTATTCTGCTCGGCTCCATCCGTTTGAGGTAAAAAAGACAAAAAGACGGCCCAGCGCGCGGGAACAAACGAACTTTTGTCCGTTTTGtgtccgctttcgacccatccGCGGCCCAAGTTTGCGCCGTTTTTGAGGTGAAACGAACACCACGCGGACACGCAGGTCGTCTGCGCGTGTCCTTCCTTGGCCCGCCCGTCGGTGGCACAAGGCGGGCCTTTTTCTATCCgcccccctccctccctccggccgcaccccctccactcttccccactcttcccctcgccgctgccgctgccaTTGCAGCCATGCAGTTCGGACGCGAGCTCGCCCAACCCCTTCCCCTCGGCGCCGCCGAGCTACCCAACCACGACCACCTGGTTTGCGCACCCGCCGGCCGGTTTTGGGACGGATCCGGTCGGTCTTGAGCTCGGCCGGCTGTGGGAGGCCGTGCCGCGCCATGGACTGGCCCACCTCGCCAGAAGGACCTGGCAGGGCCGCAAGGCCACATGCAGGCAGTGGCTCCTCCTCTAGCCGCTCGGATCTGCATCGTCGGTGGTCCGCCGGCAGATACACGAATGGCGGTCGGCCGGGCTTGGTGGTTGCCCAAAAGCTCGCCGGCGCACCGTTGCCACTCATTAAGTGCGACCACTGCCCAAGGATGGTCGTGCGCCGCATGTCTACAACGCCGGAACATCCCaatgggtgttcatcaagtgcttaAACGATGGGGTATGCGTTTTTTTTAGCTTCGGTTTGTGCTCTAGATTTGACTAGTTGTACTAACTTCAAATTTtgttgtgtagaatggatgcaagttttggtattggaaagaagagtacatccatatattgatagagcgaaATTTAGTACATGTTCGTGCatttttagctagcatagaggctgtGAATGAGAGAAGTGCACTTGTTGCTAAATTAGAGGCTAGACACGAGACTAGGTGTGTGGAAGTAACATCTACATTTggcttgaagaagaaaggaggatgCCAAATCGAGTCACCTCCACAGATTAACAATGAGTGCATCGAGAAGGCCCTAACCCAACTCAAGgggcagttatggaagttgggctatcttctaaaatgtattcttatTGTTCTTATTTTCTTTGGCCTTACTTTACTAGTCAAAATGTGATGATGTATTGTCATGTATCAAAAATGAACGATAAAAAAAGTTAAAGACTTGCAAAGAAAAATACGCGGACAGGATACGGCCGGGATGCGTCCGCACGCTGCTTGCACGACCACCGCATTCCAGAACACGTCCGAACAC from Triticum urartu cultivar G1812 chromosome 3, Tu2.1, whole genome shotgun sequence encodes:
- the LOC125546910 gene encoding uncharacterized protein LOC125546910; translated protein: MTPAPRNPFSPGFLHADAHAAQSNPIPTSPDGIFQRYLLQLKKRATTTSDGSSADDSFVVPPKKRRAVDTVGEGTTGSCAIPVQSRPRRTAACNVAYVSMEEEEAGTSSAAGAKKNRNRNRNSNGSRKNGPRPVRDAAPLVNRQLRLSEAQRQHLETLGATAPQFVIMKSLQMSDVDRNQNRLLFSCKREFLEGHPITGILAERETYLVHDRDRGLSSVVAQDDHDNQFNFTLKYLNSNGGYRFIGRGWNDYVAKNKLVKDDLHFVVEVWAFRSPELPGQPKVPGIEGLQGHPDGALGFLLRLHHDESRDVHRGGGGEEEREFVPRPVQQKKGQAPAKAVRSKKLVGEHVSQGEAVVREVTRAEIVEAVGEEMADALFGLLMLRSSAPVPMPPFENTTCAKVC